ATCCTGCTGCTGGAGATCATGAGCGGACGCAAGGCCATCGACGTTCAGTACTCGCCGCCCTCCGTCGTCGAGTGGGCGGTGCCCCTGCTACGCAAGGGGAAGGTCGTCGCGCTGTTTGACCCACGGGTGGCGCCGCCCCGCGACCCAGTCACTCGGAGGGACCTGGCTTCGCTGGCGGCGAGCTGTGTGCGGTCCTGCCGGGAGCGACGGCCTTCAATGGCTGACATTGTTGAGCGGCTCGCCGTCATCAGCAAGGCGGTGTCTGCCAAGGTGTGGAACGGGATGGCGGTGGTAGGGAACCCTTGCGCCATTGTTGATGTTCAGAAGACCATCTCGAAGCGAGCTGCTGCATCGGAGAAGGAATCGACTTCAGCATTGGCATTTGATGATGATGATAAGGAGGCAGATGCGACCTTGGAGGAGCTGGTGCCGCTGGTGGGTGCCAAGAAACCACCACGGCCGTTGAAGAACGGAAAGGTGTTCTCTGAGGCAGGGGATGGTGAGAGGAGAAATCTATTGGAGCTGATGGCTCGGATTGATGGTGTTGCTGGCCAAAGATTTGGCATCAGTCGGGCAAGAACAGTGCGCGGCACTAGTGATCTTATACAAAAGGATGCAGTCTTGATCCTGAGGAGGAACCAAACCGTAAGAGTGGTTGAATCAGAGGCACTCGGTAAAGTTGAAAGGGTTTCGTGTTTAGATGCAAGCATCAAGCATAAACCTGCAAAAGAATTTCAAGAGAAACCAGAGAAAATGCAAGACAAGGCCGATGGAGTGCAAGAGAGAGCAGAGAAAATCCAAGAGAAGGAAGGCAAAATCCAAGAAAATCCAGGGGAAATTGATAAAGTTGAGAATATCCAAGAAAAGACGGGGCAAATCCTTGACAAAGCTGAGAAAATCGAAGAAAAGACAGGGCAGATCCTTGACAAAGCGGAGAAAATCCAAGGCACGCCGGAGAAAGTCCAAGAAAATGAAAGAAAAATCCAAGAGCACACGGAGGTAGTCCAACACAATGTGGAGAAGATCCAAGACAAAGCAGAGAAGATCCAATGCAAGTTGAAACAAAGTTAAAATCACACAATTATTCTTGAGGCCAGCTTGATGAATTATTGTTGGCAGTCGATCTCAAGGACAAAGCTCATCAAGTCATGAGGT
The sequence above is a segment of the Triticum dicoccoides isolate Atlit2015 ecotype Zavitan chromosome 1A, WEW_v2.0, whole genome shotgun sequence genome. Coding sequences within it:
- the LOC119277812 gene encoding serine/threonine-protein kinase-like protein At3g51990 — translated: MGYLSCRADSSAATCRSITAISPLPISRRSRPPAAAGLPPAAPPEIERFAYDDLEAATSRFADAALLGRGSHGAVYKAVLPSGRAVAVKRPSPRRAEVDNEIRILSSVRGPRLVNLLGYSDPGPGPDPLRRPRLLVVEYMPNGTLYDLLHSNPRPPGWPRRVRLALQTARALRALHDAEPAVIHRDVKSANVLLDAHLDAHLGDFGLALRVPKRDGGPGNAATPAPAGTLGYLDPAYVTPESLSTKTDVFSFGILLLEIMSGRKAIDVQYSPPSVVEWAVPLLRKGKVVALFDPRVAPPRDPVTRRDLASLAASCVRSCRERRPSMADIVERLAVISKAVSAKVWNGMAVVGNPCAIVDVQKTISKRAAASEKESTSALAFDDDDKEADATLEELVPLVGAKKPPRPLKNGKVFSEAGDGERRNLLELMARIDGVAGQRFGISRARTVRGTSDLIQKDAVLILRRNQTVRVVESEALGKVERVSCLDASIKHKPAKEFQEKPEKMQDKADGVQERAEKIQEKEGKIQENPGEIDKVENIQEKTGQILDKAEKIEEKTGQILDKAEKIQGTPEKVQENERKIQEHTEVVQHNVEKIQDKAEKIQCKLKQS